The following proteins are co-located in the Heliorestis convoluta genome:
- a CDS encoding phosphoglycerate kinase — protein MQKKSVRDMDVKDKAVLVRVDFNVPLDEKGVITDDTRIRASLPTIQYLLAEKAKVILVSHFGRPKGKVNERERLTPAAEHLAKLIGQPVKKLDDCIGPEVEATVQAMTSGDVILLENVRFHAEEEKNDQEFAQKLASLADIYVNDAFGTAHRAHASTAGVAQFIPAAAGFLMDREISTLSRVLAAPERPFVAIMGGAKVADKIGVIENLMEKVDCLIIGGGMANTFFYAQGHEVGKSLCEKDKADLALSILEKAKKAGVQMLLPVDVVVAEKLDSQAETSVCAISDIPENKAALDIGPESIDVFARTLAEAKTVLWNGPMGAFEVEPFDQGTIGVAHAVAKVQGEKIIGGGDSVAAVEKAGLSDQMTHISTGGGASLKFLEGKALPGVVSLHDKA, from the coding sequence GTGCAGAAAAAAAGTGTTCGCGATATGGATGTAAAAGACAAAGCGGTTCTTGTACGCGTAGACTTTAACGTACCTTTGGATGAAAAGGGTGTCATTACAGACGATACTCGTATTCGTGCTTCCCTTCCGACCATTCAATATTTACTTGCAGAAAAGGCGAAGGTTATCCTCGTCTCTCATTTTGGTCGACCAAAAGGGAAAGTAAATGAAAGAGAAAGGCTGACACCAGCAGCAGAACACCTAGCAAAGCTAATAGGTCAGCCTGTAAAAAAACTTGACGATTGCATAGGCCCAGAAGTTGAAGCAACTGTTCAAGCAATGACATCGGGCGACGTTATCCTCTTAGAAAACGTACGCTTTCACGCAGAAGAAGAAAAAAATGACCAAGAGTTTGCGCAAAAGCTGGCTTCTTTAGCAGATATTTATGTCAATGATGCTTTTGGCACAGCCCATAGAGCCCATGCATCTACAGCGGGCGTGGCTCAGTTTATTCCTGCTGCTGCAGGCTTTTTAATGGACCGTGAAATTAGCACCTTAAGCCGCGTCTTAGCAGCTCCGGAGCGCCCTTTTGTAGCCATCATGGGCGGCGCCAAAGTGGCCGATAAAATTGGTGTTATTGAGAATTTAATGGAAAAAGTAGATTGCTTAATTATTGGCGGGGGTATGGCCAATACATTTTTCTATGCCCAGGGCCATGAAGTGGGCAAGTCTTTATGTGAAAAAGACAAAGCCGATCTAGCTCTTTCGATCTTAGAAAAAGCAAAAAAAGCAGGCGTCCAGATGCTTTTGCCCGTCGATGTTGTTGTTGCAGAAAAGCTAGACAGCCAGGCAGAGACGAGCGTTTGCGCCATCTCAGACATTCCGGAGAACAAAGCTGCTCTTGACATTGGACCGGAAAGCATCGATGTTTTTGCTCGCACACTGGCAGAGGCGAAAACAGTGCTCTGGAATGGTCCCATGGGCGCTTTTGAAGTTGAGCCTTTTGACCAGGGAACCATTGGTGTAGCCCACGCCGTGGCCAAAGTGCAAGGAGAAAAGATCATTGGTGGAGGCGACTCTGTGGCCGCTGTAGAAAAAGCCGGTCTAAGTGATCAAATGACCCATATCTCTACAGGCGGCGGCGCTTCCTTAAAATTCTTAGAGGGAAAAGCCTTGCCCGGCGTAGTCTCTCTTCATGACAAAGCATAA
- the tpiA gene encoding triose-phosphate isomerase, with product MRIPILAGNWKMYMTPRESQDMLAQFLPLVEAVASREIVLCPPYTALSAVGELLQGSPVKLGAQNMYPAQEGAYTGEISPKMLQALQCNYVIIGHSERRQYFGESDTSVAEKTKAALENGLTPIVCVGETLEQREEGLTEPVIEIQIRRGLASITATQYEAIVIAYEPVWAIGTGRTASPEDAQHVCAFIRTILASLAPAEAQKVRILYGGSVKPENIKELMNQPDIDGALVGGASLQAESFSRIVRFEEQ from the coding sequence ATGCGCATTCCCATTCTAGCTGGCAACTGGAAAATGTACATGACGCCCCGTGAAAGCCAAGACATGCTTGCTCAGTTTTTACCTCTTGTAGAAGCTGTAGCCAGTCGAGAAATTGTTCTTTGTCCACCTTACACCGCACTAAGTGCTGTCGGAGAACTCCTTCAAGGCAGCCCTGTGAAGCTAGGCGCTCAGAACATGTACCCGGCTCAAGAAGGTGCCTATACTGGTGAAATTTCACCGAAGATGTTGCAAGCACTGCAATGCAACTATGTAATTATAGGTCACTCGGAAAGAAGACAATATTTTGGCGAAAGCGATACATCGGTCGCCGAAAAAACAAAAGCAGCCTTAGAGAATGGCTTAACACCCATTGTCTGCGTTGGTGAAACCTTAGAGCAACGAGAAGAAGGGCTCACAGAGCCCGTTATTGAGATCCAGATACGAAGAGGACTTGCCTCTATTACTGCAACTCAGTATGAAGCCATCGTTATCGCCTATGAGCCTGTCTGGGCGATTGGGACAGGAAGAACAGCTTCACCGGAAGATGCCCAGCACGTATGTGCTTTTATTCGAACCATCTTAGCATCGTTAGCACCTGCAGAAGCGCAAAAAGTCCGCATTCTTTACGGAGGCAGCGTTAAGCCAGAGAACATCAAAGAGCTGATGAATCAGCCCGATATTGATGGCGCTCTGGTCGGTGGAGCGAGCTTACAAGCAGAATCTTTTTCTCGCATCGTTCGTTTTGAGGAACAATAA
- a CDS encoding ROK family protein has translation MIRLSGRKRTAIAIDLGGTSIKGALIDEKGAILVKKSLPTEADKGYEVVRQNVLTLIEFFQDKKSEEKASLEGIGLGVPGTIDPRSPHVVTFAPNLHWRNVPIGSDLAEQTKLPVFMENDANLAACGEYWKGSGQGAASMALITLGTGVGCGLILDHQLYRGSKGAAGEIGHLVLVPDGPLCNCGRKGCLEALVGAPAIVAMAQKHLALERSGFLATVEGPLEARHVFDGARQKDPMALSMVQQVAGYLGWGLALLLNLLNLERILIGGGMAQAGDVLFNPLRDMVKQRALPAAIESCEIQGAILGNDAGIMGAAAQVFQSVEKVGDQ, from the coding sequence GTGATCAGGCTGTCAGGCAGGAAGAGGACAGCGATCGCCATTGATCTTGGTGGCACATCTATCAAAGGTGCTCTCATTGACGAAAAAGGTGCCATTTTAGTCAAAAAAAGCCTTCCAACAGAAGCAGATAAAGGCTATGAAGTCGTACGGCAAAATGTTCTTACACTTATAGAATTTTTTCAAGACAAGAAAAGTGAAGAAAAGGCTTCATTAGAAGGCATCGGCCTGGGTGTCCCTGGTACCATTGACCCCAGGTCTCCTCACGTTGTCACTTTTGCCCCCAATTTGCATTGGCGCAATGTCCCCATTGGCAGCGATTTGGCTGAACAAACGAAGCTACCCGTTTTCATGGAAAATGACGCCAATCTTGCTGCTTGTGGAGAATACTGGAAAGGTTCGGGCCAAGGTGCCGCTTCCATGGCCTTAATCACCCTTGGCACAGGCGTTGGCTGTGGCCTCATCTTAGATCACCAATTGTACCGAGGTAGCAAAGGTGCAGCTGGTGAAATCGGTCATCTTGTACTCGTTCCTGACGGTCCTCTTTGCAACTGCGGCCGCAAAGGATGCTTAGAAGCGCTGGTCGGAGCACCTGCGATCGTAGCGATGGCTCAAAAGCACCTTGCCTTGGAACGGAGTGGATTTTTAGCAACTGTAGAAGGACCCTTGGAGGCACGTCATGTTTTTGACGGAGCTCGTCAAAAAGATCCCATGGCGCTGTCTATGGTACAGCAAGTGGCAGGCTATCTCGGATGGGGTCTTGCCCTTTTGCTGAATTTACTTAATTTAGAACGTATTCTCATTGGTGGAGGTATGGCCCAAGCTGGGGATGTACTTTTCAATCCCTTGCGTGATATGGTAAAGCAAAGAGCTTTGCCGGCAGCAATAGAGAGCTGCGAAATACAAGGAGCCATCCTGGGCAATGATGCCGGTATCATGGGTGCCGCAGCCCAAGTCTTCCAAAGCGTTGAGAAAGTGGGCGATCAATAG
- the rapZ gene encoding RNase adapter RapZ, whose amino-acid sequence MEKRLDNTIDVVIITGLSGAGKSQAIRVMEDLGFFCVDNLPPNLLPKFGELIVQSTGKIKKIALVIDIRGREFFSSLNEGLDELKQQGLRIEIFFLEASDETLIRRFKESRRRHPLSESGRILDGIQLERRILSDLRGRANRIIDTTDLSVQNLRNQIVELFAQEEKKGTMKITFMSFGFKYGVPRDVDLLMDVRFLPNPHYIPELRPLTGNDEPVQTYVMQSQATRLFLRKFYSLLRFLIPHYVKEGKSHLAIAIGCTGGKHRSVTLTNRLAKVLAKHNYSLTIKHRDIEKDRERGGDERS is encoded by the coding sequence TTGGAAAAAAGGCTCGACAACACCATTGATGTCGTTATAATTACCGGCCTCTCCGGGGCGGGAAAAAGTCAAGCCATCCGAGTGATGGAAGACTTGGGCTTTTTTTGTGTTGACAATCTTCCGCCCAATTTGCTTCCGAAATTTGGAGAACTGATCGTACAGTCTACTGGAAAGATCAAAAAAATTGCCCTTGTCATCGATATTCGTGGCAGGGAATTTTTCAGCTCTTTAAACGAAGGTCTCGATGAACTGAAACAGCAAGGATTGCGCATAGAAATTTTCTTTTTAGAAGCTTCCGATGAGACGTTAATTCGACGATTTAAAGAATCAAGGCGTCGCCATCCCCTTTCAGAAAGCGGTCGTATTCTTGATGGAATTCAACTAGAGCGGAGAATCTTGTCAGACTTACGCGGTCGAGCCAATCGCATTATTGATACAACGGATTTGTCTGTACAGAACTTGCGCAATCAAATTGTAGAACTTTTTGCGCAAGAAGAAAAAAAAGGTACGATGAAGATTACTTTTATGTCTTTTGGCTTCAAGTATGGCGTTCCTCGCGATGTCGATTTGCTCATGGATGTACGCTTCTTACCCAATCCCCACTATATTCCTGAATTACGACCTCTCACAGGCAACGATGAGCCTGTTCAGACCTATGTTATGCAGTCTCAAGCAACACGCCTTTTTTTGCGCAAATTCTACTCTCTTTTGCGTTTTCTGATCCCTCATTACGTCAAAGAAGGGAAAAGTCATCTTGCCATCGCCATCGGCTGTACAGGTGGCAAACATCGCTCCGTCACGCTGACCAATCGCCTCGCCAAAGTTCTTGCCAAACACAACTACTCGCTAACGATAAAGCATAGAGATATCGAAAAAGATCGCGAGCGAGGAGGCGATGAGAGATCGTAA
- the whiA gene encoding DNA-binding protein WhiA: protein MSFSVQTKEELARVDVRRRCCQLAELAALFRMDGSLQISGEHGLSLTVSTESASVARKIFRLIKNVFSLQTQIMVRRKRRLKKSNVYVISMPARIEKQDILQALGIIDQKGNFNFEPREDLLKRQCCRRAYLRGAFLGGGSVNSPEGTYHLEIITNDESHAERIQELLQRFQLSAKVSCRKGWYIVYLKESDQIVEMLSIIGAHSALLNFENVRIVKGMRNQVNRLVNCETANLNKTVNAALRQVEAIQFLSRHVGLDKLSAPLKEIAEVRLQYPDVSLKELGEMLSPPVGKSGVNHRLRKLEKMVETMKEGKV, encoded by the coding sequence CTGTCTTTTTCAGTACAAACCAAAGAAGAACTGGCACGCGTTGATGTACGTCGTCGCTGTTGCCAATTGGCCGAACTGGCTGCTCTCTTTCGAATGGATGGCTCATTGCAAATCAGCGGTGAACATGGCTTGTCTTTAACCGTTTCCACGGAAAGTGCCAGTGTAGCGCGAAAAATATTTCGCTTGATTAAGAATGTCTTTTCTCTCCAGACTCAAATCATGGTGCGGCGCAAAAGAAGGCTGAAGAAAAGCAACGTCTATGTCATTTCCATGCCGGCACGAATTGAAAAACAAGATATTCTACAAGCTTTGGGGATTATTGATCAAAAAGGAAATTTTAATTTTGAGCCTCGAGAAGACTTGTTAAAACGGCAGTGCTGCCGTCGAGCTTACCTACGAGGTGCTTTCTTAGGTGGTGGTTCCGTCAACAGTCCGGAAGGCACCTATCATCTTGAAATCATCACCAATGATGAAAGCCATGCAGAAAGAATTCAGGAACTGCTACAACGTTTTCAGTTATCGGCCAAAGTAAGTTGCCGCAAAGGCTGGTATATCGTTTATCTCAAAGAAAGCGATCAAATCGTAGAAATGCTCAGCATCATCGGAGCACACAGCGCATTGCTCAACTTCGAAAATGTACGCATTGTCAAAGGCATGCGCAATCAAGTTAATCGTCTCGTCAACTGTGAAACAGCCAATCTTAACAAAACAGTTAACGCTGCCTTACGCCAAGTTGAAGCCATTCAATTTCTGAGTCGCCATGTGGGCTTAGACAAATTGTCAGCGCCCTTAAAAGAAATTGCAGAAGTTCGCTTGCAATATCCCGATGTAAGCTTGAAAGAGCTTGGAGAAATGCTTTCTCCGCCTGTGGGCAAATCAGGTGTCAACCATAGACTGCGTAAGTTAGAAAAAATGGTTGAAACTATGAAAGAAGGCAAAGTCTAG
- a CDS encoding gluconeogenesis factor YvcK family protein, whose amino-acid sequence MKVKRWMALSFIGIFLAGASASLFFEGPFFGYIESLILQLTQHLGPNALTLVSLLLFGSGLFLHIFGFIRMVRSIYQALAPEKERKLVEVLYRRRSLERGPKLVVIGGGTGLSVLLRGLKEYTSNITAIVTVSDDGGSSGRLRDDLGIVAPGDIRNCLVALADTESEMDQVLNYRFTQGETLAGHNLGNLLLAGAAHSAGSFEKAVALISNVLAVRGQVLPSTLSNVTLCALLQDGRYIRGETAITSVDGAIRSVFLDPEDCQPLPQTLAAIEEADAIIIGPGSLYTSLLPNLLVQGIAESLGAAEAPKIYVCNVMTQPGETDGYRASQHLQAINQHCRSNIIDHIIVNREKIPHQLLRKYEKKGQKPVAVDYKNLERQGCQVVQAKLINIENLVRHDPVRLSQTIMDLVMKEKEQQKGIHWIDLLLFKRKRSRSYTT is encoded by the coding sequence TTGAAAGTAAAACGTTGGATGGCCCTTTCTTTTATCGGGATCTTTCTAGCTGGTGCTAGCGCCTCCTTGTTTTTTGAAGGCCCTTTTTTTGGCTATATAGAGAGCTTAATTCTTCAACTGACCCAGCATCTCGGCCCAAATGCATTAACGCTGGTCAGCCTGCTTCTATTTGGAAGTGGACTTTTTCTGCATATTTTTGGCTTTATTCGGATGGTTCGATCGATTTACCAGGCTTTGGCGCCCGAAAAAGAGCGAAAGTTGGTGGAAGTGCTTTACCGGCGACGATCTTTAGAGCGGGGCCCGAAGCTTGTCGTCATCGGTGGTGGCACAGGCTTGTCTGTCCTGCTTCGAGGCTTGAAGGAATACACCTCCAACATTACGGCCATCGTTACCGTTTCCGATGATGGTGGAAGCTCCGGCCGCCTGCGCGATGATTTGGGTATCGTAGCGCCTGGTGACATTCGCAACTGCCTCGTTGCTTTGGCTGACACTGAATCAGAGATGGATCAGGTCCTTAACTATCGTTTTACCCAGGGAGAAACGCTAGCCGGCCACAACCTGGGCAACCTGCTTTTAGCAGGCGCTGCTCATTCAGCCGGTAGTTTTGAAAAAGCAGTTGCTTTGATCAGCAACGTTTTGGCTGTTCGAGGTCAGGTCTTACCTTCCACTTTATCGAATGTAACCCTTTGTGCGCTTTTGCAAGATGGGCGCTATATTCGAGGAGAAACAGCCATTACGTCTGTTGACGGTGCCATTCGATCTGTTTTTTTAGATCCAGAAGACTGTCAACCCCTGCCCCAGACATTGGCAGCCATCGAGGAAGCCGATGCTATCATCATTGGGCCAGGCAGTTTGTATACAAGCTTATTGCCGAACTTGCTCGTACAAGGCATCGCTGAAAGCTTAGGCGCCGCAGAAGCTCCTAAAATCTATGTATGTAATGTCATGACCCAACCAGGAGAAACGGATGGGTACCGAGCCTCTCAACATCTACAAGCCATCAATCAGCATTGCCGCAGCAATATTATCGATCATATCATTGTAAACAGAGAGAAAATCCCCCATCAACTCTTGCGCAAGTATGAAAAAAAGGGGCAGAAGCCTGTTGCCGTTGATTATAAAAACCTAGAAAGGCAGGGATGTCAAGTTGTACAAGCCAAACTGATTAACATAGAAAACCTCGTTCGTCATGATCCCGTGAGGCTTTCACAAACGATTATGGACCTGGTGATGAAAGAAAAAGAGCAACAAAAAGGAATCCACTGGATCGATCTTTTACTATTTAAACGCAAACGCTCTCGCTCCTATACAACCTAA
- the gpmI gene encoding 2,3-bisphosphoglycerate-independent phosphoglycerate mutase has protein sequence MLLLLDGWGLRDEEEGNAIKIASPATYNHLWNQYPHTSIQASGEYVGLPAGQIGNSEVGHLNIGAGRVVYQELTRIFKSIETKEMQQNAVLLQALDRVKEKECTLHFMGLLSDGGVHSHIDHLFAMLDMAVERGVKKIVVHAFLDGRDVPPANASIYIEALEKKLQQIGCGHIGTISGRYYAMDRDNRWERVEKAWNALVHGQGEKALSGQEALQKAYDEGTTDEFALPTVLVDKDGRAKGKIEKDDSVIFFNFRADRARQLTRAFIEESFTGFDRGTEDLKTHFVCLTQYDVTFEAPVAYMPQNLQRTFGEIIDQSGLRQLRIAETEKYAHVTFFFNGGVEAANRLEKRQLIASPKVPTYDLQPSMSAEEVTEQVLSHIQSGDYDVIIMNLANPDMVGHTGFLEAAVEAVKAVDKSLEKISKAILEQDGILIVTSDHGNVEMMIDPNDGGPHTAHTTNPVPVILVSQQHKGRKLRATGALEDIAPTMLELLGLPIPREMTGRSLLES, from the coding sequence ATGCTCCTCCTTTTAGACGGATGGGGACTGCGTGATGAAGAAGAAGGCAATGCCATCAAAATCGCCTCTCCAGCCACGTACAATCATCTATGGAATCAATATCCCCATACTTCCATTCAAGCCTCAGGAGAGTATGTCGGTCTTCCTGCGGGGCAGATTGGCAACTCTGAAGTGGGACACTTGAACATCGGAGCCGGCCGTGTCGTTTATCAGGAACTAACGCGGATCTTTAAGTCCATTGAAACCAAAGAGATGCAACAAAACGCAGTGCTTTTACAGGCCTTAGATCGTGTGAAAGAGAAAGAATGCACCTTGCATTTTATGGGTCTGCTCTCTGATGGTGGTGTGCACAGTCACATTGATCATCTCTTTGCCATGCTTGATATGGCTGTAGAACGTGGTGTGAAAAAGATAGTTGTTCACGCTTTCTTAGATGGTCGTGATGTACCACCTGCCAATGCTTCTATTTACATTGAAGCTTTGGAGAAAAAACTCCAACAAATCGGCTGCGGTCATATAGGCACAATCAGCGGACGCTACTACGCCATGGATCGAGACAATCGCTGGGAACGAGTGGAAAAAGCGTGGAATGCCCTGGTTCATGGTCAAGGAGAGAAAGCTTTATCTGGCCAGGAAGCTTTGCAAAAAGCTTATGACGAAGGTACAACCGATGAGTTTGCTCTACCGACGGTTCTCGTCGATAAAGATGGTCGAGCCAAAGGCAAGATAGAAAAAGATGACTCGGTGATCTTTTTCAACTTCCGAGCTGATCGAGCGCGGCAATTGACTCGAGCCTTTATCGAAGAATCATTTACGGGCTTTGACAGAGGAACAGAAGATCTAAAAACGCACTTTGTCTGCTTAACACAGTATGATGTAACTTTCGAAGCACCTGTTGCATATATGCCTCAGAATTTGCAGCGCACTTTTGGGGAGATCATTGATCAATCTGGTCTTAGACAGTTGCGAATTGCCGAGACCGAAAAATACGCCCATGTCACCTTCTTCTTTAACGGTGGAGTGGAAGCAGCCAATCGTCTCGAAAAGCGACAGTTGATAGCCTCACCGAAAGTGCCAACCTATGACTTGCAACCATCAATGAGTGCCGAAGAAGTTACGGAACAAGTCCTATCGCATATTCAATCAGGTGACTATGATGTCATTATCATGAACCTGGCCAATCCAGATATGGTAGGGCACACAGGCTTTCTAGAGGCGGCTGTCGAAGCCGTAAAAGCGGTAGACAAAAGCCTAGAAAAGATTTCAAAAGCCATTTTAGAGCAAGATGGTATTCTCATCGTTACATCAGACCATGGCAACGTGGAAATGATGATCGATCCCAATGATGGAGGTCCTCACACCGCTCACACAACCAACCCTGTTCCTGTCATTCTGGTAAGTCAGCAACATAAAGGTAGAAAGCTTCGCGCTACAGGTGCTTTAGAAGATATAGCACCTACGATGCTAGAGTTACTGGGACTCCCGATTCCACGTGAAATGACGGGACGATCGCTTCTAGAATCATAA
- a CDS encoding alkaline phosphatase family protein produces the protein MGGNHFRSVNKVLLLVIDGMDCVNLTMAHTPIMDGIHGKTAVGVAHTEVLGAGAAITPIAHAMMGTGYNVIAHRPGKVATGRPYDYHGAPVETVGEVAREAGLLTAAVGKNEAAIVLGGSDQVDLRRLEMDGVDGSDDQVLSREILHILDQMDSGILVANYAAVDMMGHRKNVSLLIESVEKADALVGKLLESVDLEKTLLIITADHGTNPYTGNHNTAPTPICLITGQIKGRQNLGVVHNLEIAPTITSALGLRRPKQAFGRNLLPLAFGEKTEYSYHIQLEEQLEELYRLDQPRHLQQHT, from the coding sequence GTGGGAGGGAATCACTTTCGCAGTGTAAATAAAGTTCTTTTGCTGGTCATTGATGGCATGGATTGCGTCAACTTAACAATGGCCCATACGCCGATTATGGATGGAATTCACGGCAAAACAGCCGTCGGCGTAGCCCATACAGAAGTGCTGGGAGCGGGCGCTGCTATCACCCCAATCGCCCATGCTATGATGGGCACAGGCTATAACGTCATAGCCCATCGACCCGGTAAGGTGGCTACGGGCAGGCCTTATGACTATCACGGTGCACCTGTAGAAACTGTTGGTGAAGTGGCTCGAGAAGCAGGCTTGCTTACAGCGGCTGTCGGGAAAAATGAAGCGGCCATTGTTCTTGGTGGTTCTGACCAAGTTGATTTACGTCGTCTAGAGATGGATGGTGTCGATGGCAGTGATGATCAGGTGCTATCCCGCGAAATTTTGCATATCCTAGATCAAATGGATAGCGGCATACTTGTTGCCAACTATGCTGCTGTTGATATGATGGGACACAGAAAGAATGTCAGCTTGCTGATTGAATCAGTAGAAAAAGCCGATGCCCTCGTCGGAAAATTACTAGAATCTGTTGATCTGGAAAAAACGCTTCTAATCATAACAGCTGATCATGGTACCAATCCTTACACTGGCAACCACAATACGGCACCAACACCGATATGTTTAATCACAGGGCAAATCAAAGGCCGTCAAAACCTAGGTGTTGTTCATAATTTAGAGATTGCACCAACCATCACGTCAGCTCTTGGACTCCGCAGGCCCAAGCAGGCTTTTGGACGCAATCTCTTACCTCTAGCATTCGGTGAAAAAACAGAGTATTCTTATCACATACAACTGGAAGAACAATTGGAAGAACTATATCGACTCGATCAACCGAGACATCTACAGCAACATACTTAA
- the gap gene encoding type I glyceraldehyde-3-phosphate dehydrogenase yields MTVRVGINGFGRIGRLVARIALERDDIQVVAINDLTDAKTNAHLLKYDSVHGTVPGNVTITEQGFEINGQVIQVFAEKDPASIPWGKVGADIVIECTGVFTDANKAKAHLEGGAKKVIISAPGKNEDKTIVLGVNENEYNPATDHIVSNASCTTNCLAPVVKVLDDHFDVVKGLMTTVHAYTNDQKILDQTHKDLRRARAAGMSIIPTSTGAAKAIGKVIPKLDGKLNGFAMRVPTPNVSVIDLVVNVKKPTTAEEVNGILKAAAEGPLKGTLSYTELPLVSRDFNGMVESSAIDGLSTLVMDGDMIKVLAWYDNEYGYSCRLVDLAAYMVQKGL; encoded by the coding sequence ATGACTGTCCGTGTGGGGATTAATGGATTCGGCCGTATAGGTCGTCTTGTGGCAAGAATAGCTTTGGAGCGCGATGATATTCAGGTTGTGGCCATCAATGACTTGACGGATGCGAAAACGAATGCCCATCTTCTAAAATACGACTCTGTCCATGGAACTGTACCAGGGAACGTTACGATTACTGAGCAAGGTTTTGAGATTAACGGACAAGTCATTCAAGTCTTCGCAGAAAAAGACCCTGCTTCGATACCCTGGGGCAAAGTGGGCGCAGACATTGTTATTGAGTGTACGGGTGTATTCACCGATGCCAATAAAGCGAAAGCGCACCTCGAAGGAGGCGCCAAAAAAGTTATTATCTCTGCACCTGGCAAAAACGAAGACAAGACTATCGTCCTCGGTGTGAACGAAAATGAATACAATCCCGCTACCGATCACATTGTCTCCAATGCTTCTTGCACGACCAATTGCTTGGCACCCGTCGTGAAAGTACTTGATGATCACTTTGACGTTGTCAAAGGCTTAATGACAACGGTTCATGCCTATACGAATGATCAAAAAATTCTCGATCAGACTCATAAAGATTTGCGCAGAGCTCGAGCTGCAGGCATGTCAATCATTCCTACCTCGACCGGTGCTGCCAAAGCCATCGGCAAAGTGATTCCCAAGCTTGATGGCAAGCTCAACGGCTTCGCGATGCGTGTACCAACACCAAACGTTTCTGTCATTGACCTTGTTGTTAACGTGAAGAAACCAACTACCGCCGAAGAAGTGAACGGAATTCTCAAAGCAGCCGCAGAGGGTCCTTTGAAAGGAACTCTATCTTACACAGAATTGCCGCTCGTATCTCGCGACTTTAATGGTATGGTAGAGTCATCGGCTATTGATGGACTCTCTACCTTGGTTATGGATGGCGATATGATCAAAGTGTTGGCTTGGTATGACAATGAGTATGGCTACTCTTGCCGACTCGTTGATCTGGCTGCATATATGGTGCAAAAAGGACTGTAA